The Coffea arabica cultivar ET-39 chromosome 6e, Coffea Arabica ET-39 HiFi, whole genome shotgun sequence genome contains the following window.
CGCTTATTTTTAACACATAATTAACCATTACCATTGCATTTTCAACTCTATTAATGTAACTTATACACCTTATTTCTATATTTACTGTTCATGATATAATGTTTATGAATTATTAAAATTATGCAGACTCATCTGAAGAATTTGTTCCTGCTACGCAAGACGTTGTGCCTGTTAACATAGTTTCATTTGTAGTATGTACTacacaaaattcaaaagaattaattaaatcaccaattttggcTTTCGTACTAAAAGTTAATTTGTGTGAAGAGTATTCACATCTTTatgcaagattatcaaatcaaatgcataatatttgtaagtatttcattttaacaacattcaattacattcattttctaatataaatttctaattttttagaATCTATCTTCCGAAAAAATGTAGTTCTTGAATGATATACACATTctatcatatttcaaactattgttagacagatattacattttaattgtattgatacaatttttgaatcttttataattcacccttttattttcattttttcaataatgCCAGCACTGTACGTAATACGGGTATTCACATTAATTCTATGTGTACACCAAAACAAGCACCAGATTATTCATTATTCAAAAGAAGGTGGTAATTTCAACCAcctcaaatgaatttcaagggggaaaaaaaactcTTCATAGAATCGTAAATTCCGCTACCTTAATACTAATGCTTTATATGACTTGTAGCAACCAAACATCTTATTTGTTATCAACTTCAACTGTCACTTATTGCTTCATTCCCTGCAATCCATTGTGCCATCAGACCTAAAAgcaattatttggaataatttttttcaaaaacaccctagcatatatatatatatatatgatatacataagataaaaaaaagatGGTTGAAAAGATTAAGAAAAAATTAGTTGAAAAATGTATCTATGATGCACTTATGCAGATAAAAACATATCCAAACAAGGCATAGagaaaattgattttcaaatagtAATTGTTATtagcatttcttttgtttgcCTCCGCTCCACTGGATCTGAAAGTCAGAAGCCAAACCACAACAAGAGGATAAACCTGGGAGGGCCACGTGGCCAAGGTGCTGCCTCTGCTGCCCTTCTTTCATTGCCGCAGGAGTGGGATTTGTGTTACTGCAAAGCAAAGCTCTGTCTGTCCGCTGTGACCGACGGGGTAAGCAGTTTACATTTTACGGTAGTGTGGTGATGAGATGATGGCTTCTCTGCTCTCCCCGACTGCTCCAACAGCACTACTTTCCCAGCAGGATCCCaaattcatttgcttttctccATCAAATCCAACCTCCCAGACTGCCTCTCTCTGCAGCTCGTTAACGAGAAATACTAGTTTGAGGTGCAGCGCATTCTTGGATGGCATTTCCGATGCTACTTCTAGTTCTAGTTTGCCACTACCGCTACCGTTAGACTACCTTGACCTCGACCAGTCCTCGTCACTTCAATTCCCTGCTCTTCAACCTGTTCTGCCCCTGCTCCAAAGTTTGATCGCCGAGCTGCCCCAAGGCCACCAATCGGGAGTCTTGCTCTTCGCTGGCTTTGCTTGGCTATATTTGACGGCCAGGCCGGGCGTTCTCCTTGGTGCCTTCGATTCCTACCTTCTAGCTCCTCTGCAGTTGGGCTTTGATACCCTGACTGGGAGAAGGAGACTGAAGCGGACCGATTTCTTGATTGGGGAAAGGCTCGGAGAAGGTTCCTTCGGTGTTGTTTACTCTGGTCTCGTTGTTCCTAAGAACGTGTCAGTGGATGCTGACAGGGTTTTGACGAGAGCAACTCTGAGGGCTCTCGAGAACGATCAAAGGTTCAAAGACAAGGTCATTCTCAAAAaggtgatttaaaagaaaaattcccTGACTTTGGCATTGCTTTTCTCAGGTTCTGAATTGTGTATTTTATTGTATTGTCACGCACTAACTTACCACACTACATTCTGTTCcttccattttttattttttttcccatcaccgtttctttttcttcttttttgtcaGTCTATTTTGGTTTCACGATGTGCTTGGACTTGGAGAAGAAGTCCAGCCTCCTCTATGGCTGGTTTTCTATTTGGCTTTCGCCTGTGAACTTTTTATGTTATAACAGGTAAAACTTGGAGTTCAAGGTGCTGCAGAATGTGGTGATTTTGAAGAGTGGTTTAATTACAGGTTGTCAAGAGCAGCTCCTGAGACGTGTgcagaatttctcggaagttttaTTTCTGACAAAACTAATTCTCAATTTACCAAGGGTGAGAAATGGCTCGTATGGAAGTTTGAGGTACTTGAGCTTTTTCCTCAAGTTATTTTTCAGGAGATCTAAGGATAATTCTCAGTTTTTGATGTTATTCGCCTATGCCTGAGATCAACATCGTTTCTCTTTTTTCGGTTTTTGTGGAgagtcttcttttgtttttcacaACCTCTTATTCTCTTTCTGTTTTTTTCTtaattgtttttcattttttccttttttgtttaggTGAacaatctttctttttttcatttttccttgcgatttcttgaatttgagtctgcaaaaataaatatataaataaataaaggacGACTAATAAAGCAGTTGTACAGGCTATGATGGCCAGCTTGGACATCATCATAATCTTATGACTTAAATAAGAAAGATAGGATGCATTGAATTTTTGAAACTCTTGCTAATCACAGTGCCCTGTACGAGTAAAGCTTGGAAACTATGGATTAACAAGACGAAGCTTGAAAATCGTCATTTTCCATGTATTATTCTTAATTATTTACAATATGCCATTGATGGTCTTATTGGAAGTCATATTAAACAGCTAGTTTGCATGCTGTGCCTTGCATTGTTAACTGAGTTGCATTCTGATATCTAATGATATACGTTTTGATCCTATGGGAATGTCATGCAATAGGGTGATCTTGACCTTGCTGATTACATGCAAGATCGTGGCTTCCCTTTGAACCTGGAATCTGTTATGTTTGGCCGTGCCTTGCAAGGATTAGAGTCTGTTGAACGCAATGCACTGATCATCAAACAGATAATGCGCCAAATCATTACTTCCCTCAA
Protein-coding sequences here:
- the LOC113694732 gene encoding serine/threonine-protein kinase STN8, chloroplastic-like; translated protein: MMASLLSPTAPTALLSQQDPKFICFSPSNPTSQTASLCSSLTRNTSLRCSAFLDGISDATSSSSLPLPLPLDYLDLDQSSSLQFPALQPVLPLLQSLIAELPQGHQSGVLLFAGFAWLYLTARPGVLLGAFDSYLLAPLQLGFDTLTGRRRLKRTDFLIGERLGEGSFGVVYSGLVVPKNVSVDADRVLTRATLRALENDQRFKDKVILKKVKLGVQGAAECGDFEEWFNYRLSRAAPETCAEFLGSFISDKTNSQFTKGEKWLVWKFEGDLDLADYMQDRGFPLNLESVMFGRALQGLESVERNALIIKQIMRQIITSLKKIHDTGIVHRDVKPSNLVVTKKGKIKLIDFGAATDLRIGKNYMPDRGLLDPDYCPPELYVMPEETPNPPPEPIAAFLSPVLWQLNSPDLFDMYSAGIVFLQMAIPSLRSTLGLKNFNLELKTVGYDLRKWRERTRMRPDLSILELDSGRGWDLATKLISERGFLRRGRLSAGAALRHPYFLLGGDQAAAVLSKFAFK